A genomic segment from Montipora foliosa isolate CH-2021 chromosome 9, ASM3666993v2, whole genome shotgun sequence encodes:
- the LOC137970903 gene encoding uncharacterized protein — translation MKKRKGDNIIVRKEQMSSSAEPDEKEKQTSGSWWGILKYSLLLLVPGFLNHAALYREGDLLRPLGELYDVGWKQKLFMSCSGFGPPTIILDAPTGQSSDAWTLIEPEIAKLCRVCLYDRAGLGFSDRPLVNWSEPQQVKKGKLSTSERMVEDFHRLFTLSSDQPHPFILVGSELGAVNARFYTQLFANDVSSLVLINPLVEGMFSEEWTKLWLERYVSSQQALQFSAATGFTRMALILGLMKVPMQHKQISSNVTLRQKHLMCKPGHLSAAVDEFFFVNESLVQMKMVQKLKPFPQSVDITVISSDLFDEKLSRELSQVWSAAQDHISNVLHPGSERINLSGTAQLALLQHRDTIVNTIKRHVVKWKKKQAKHSKSF, via the exons ATGAAGAAGAGAAAAGGAGACAACATAATTGTCAGGAAAGAACAG atGAGCTCCTCAGCTGAACCAGATGAAAAAGAGAAACAGACAAGTGGAAGCTGGTGGGGAATATTAAAATATTCCTTATTGTTGTTAGTTCCTGGTTTCCTTAATCATGCAGCATTGTACCGTGAAGGAGATTTATTACGGCCACTTG GTGAACTTTATGACGTTGGTTGGAAGCAGAAACTTTTCATGAGTTGCTCTGGGTTTGGTCCTCCTACCATCATTCTTGATGCACCCACAGGGCAATCATCTGATGCCTGGACTCTAATAGAACCTGAAATTGCCAAGTTGTGTCGTGTATGTCTTTATGATAGAGCTGGACTAGGCTTTAGTGACAGACCTCTAGTAAACTGGTCGGAACCACAGCAGGTGAAAAAAGGCAAGTTGTCAACAAGTGAGAGAATGGTTGAGGACTTTCATCGTCTCTTTACGTTAAGCTCTGATCAGCCTCATCCCTTTATCCTTGTTGGCTCAGAACTAGGAGCAGTGAATGCAAGATTTTACACTCAACTGTTTGCAAATGATGTTTCTAGTCTTGTGTTGATAAATCCGCTTGTGGAGGGAATGTTCAGTGAAGAGTGGACAAAACTGTGGCTCGAGCGTTATGTGTCTTCCCAGCAAGCGCTTCAATTTTCTGCTGCCACAGGATTCACCAGAATGGCATTAATTCTCGGTTTGATGAAGGTACCCATGCAGCACAAGCAAATTTCATCAAATGTCACCTTGCGGCAAAAGCATCTGATGTGCAAGCCGGGTCATCTCAGTGCAGCGGTTGATGAGTTCTTCTTCGTGAATGAAAGCTTAGTTCAAATGAAGATGGTGCAGAAATTGAAGCCTTTCCCACAGTCAGTTGACATTACAGTCATTAGCAGCGATTTGTTTGATGAAAAGCTGAGCAGGGAATTAAGCCAG GTTTGGTCTGCAGCTCAAGACCATATTTCAAATGTCTTGCATCCTGGAAGTGAAAGAATTAACCTTTCAGGAACTGCACAGTTAGCACTCTTGCAGCATCGTGATACTATTGTGAACACTATTAAAAGACATGTTGTTAAGTGGAAGAAAAAACAGGCAAAGCATAGCAAAAGCTTTTAA
- the LOC137970832 gene encoding E3 ubiquitin-protein ligase RNF38-like produces MGQSDTESTSSSMRGNPGSPRDISVLLDDSSADIPGFQHPAPISPSASTSSSETSDLDNSVIITSQTPKRTDIPVIDLTSPDEGDEGAARTHGSFGGNLPCEDFAQFASNYRWRIHGRDPRSQRFPLPDNRLRSRRFPRRHLPYSNLWERVPAPSNRHDPLLAELADLVPRPSPPADSNSPIIIDDERSPFTQHQVPPNDAPSWFLSDRQHRMERFRRRLNATRQAGRCYLQSDEALAYRLQQAEYTRDVEEHSAADVRQPAAARVGPLHAVPHMMHQPLQLQARRTGRRPFHTSQAVASDLFLPFVSVVSIPPPPLHHYGDSNQGLSAEGEDYEALWNLSERIGLAKARGLSKEVIDNIPSFRYSASSRDFSNGNCVVCMSDYINREKLRRLPCNHDFHAKCIDRWLKNNRTCPVCREVVMES; encoded by the exons ATGGGACAGAGTGACACTGAAAGTACATCTTCTTCCATGAGAGGAAATCCTGGATCTCCACGTGACATTTCCGTTCTCCTAGATGATTCTTCGGCTGATATTCCTGGTTTTCAACACCCAGCACCTATATCACCTTCAGCATCAACTTCCTCAAGTGAAACCAGTGATTTAGACAATTCTGTTATTATCACAAGCCAGACTCCCAAACGCACAGATATTCCTGTTATTGACTTGACATCTCCTGATGAAGGAGATGAAGGTGCTGCGAGAACTCATGGAAGTTTTGGCGGGAACCTTCCATG TGAGGATTTTGCACAGTTTGCATCCAATTATCGTTGGCGTATACATGGAAGAGATCCGCGAAGTCAACGCTTCCCTCTGCCTGACAATCGTTTAAGGTCTCGGCGCTTTCCAAGGAGGCATCTTCCATATAGCAATTTATGGGAACGTGTGCCAGCTCCTTCCAATAGGCACGACCCGTTACTGGCAGAGCTTGCTGATTTGGTCCCTAGACCTAGTCCACCCGCAGATAGCAACTCACCTATCATTATTGATGACGAG CGATCTCCATTCACACAACATCAAGTCCCGCCAAACGATGCCCCAAGCTGGTTTTTGTCTGACAGGCAGCACCGCATGGAACGTTTCCGTCGCCGCCTCAACGCAACCAGGCAAGCAGGGAGATGTTATCTTCAGTCCGATGAAGCACTTGCATATAGATTACAACAG GCTGAATATACTCGTGATGTAGAGGAGCATAGTGCTGCAGATGTTCGTCAACCAGCTGCAGCAAGAGTAGGACCTTTGCATGCCGTACCACATATGATG CACCAGCCTCTACAGTTGCAGGCACGACGTACTGGTAGGCGTCCATTCCATACAAGTCAAGCTGTGGCTTCAGATCTTTTTCTGCCTTTTGT GTCAGTAGTTTCTATTCCTCCTCCGCCTCTTCATCACTATGGTGACTCCAACCAAGGTCTTTCGGCTGAAGGAGAGGATTATGAG GCCCTGTGGAATCTTAGTGAGCGAATAGGATTAGCTAAGGCACGCGGACTGAGCAAAGAAG TGATTGACAACATTCCAAGCTTCCGTTACAGTGCAAGTTCTAGAGATTTTTCGAATGGAAACTGTGTAGTGTGCATGAGTGATTACATCAACCGCGAAAAGCTGAGGCGGTTACCCTGCAACCATGACTTCCATGCAAAATGCATTGATCGCTGGCTAAAG AATAATCGGACATGTCCAGTGTGTAGAGAGGTGGTTATGGAGTCTTGA